The genomic DNA ATTCAAGCCATTTAAATATTTGAGTTCCTCCTTTTCATATCCGGCATATTGCTACTGCATCACATTGCAGCCTGCCTCAAACATCCATAAGTAACCAGCTAAATAACTTCAGAGGTGGTGAATCCAGTTGCCTTTGGTAAATTCAGTAGCCAAGACACCACTTACTTGCATAATTTACTTGTAAATCTGGTAAGGGTTGGGGAGAGCATGGTATACATTACAGTGTGGTGTAATGATGAAGACAGTTCAGGCTTTGGACCAGTCCTAGCTCAATCAGACCTTAACCTTTCCAGACTTTGCACTTTCTCAGCCACAGAGTTAGGACAGACTCCCTGCCTCATGTGGATGCGATGTGGGTTCCAGGGGAAAATGTATAGGAGGCGCTGAAAGCGCAGAAGGGACCCTGGGAGGCCTAACTGATGCTACATCTCCTGCATGTGAGCTCTACATCTAGGTCtgagcattttaataaaattgaacaACCACCTACGTACATAATTTATGATTTCACTAATTCCACTTCCTGAGAAGTCAGGGGGCAGTGGAAAGAAGAGTGGCAGAGAGGTTAGAACATTTCACTCTGAGTGTGGCTTCATTGTGAGGGAGCTGTGTGACGGGGGCTGGTGTCTCCCCACGATGAGCTCTACTCTCCTCCATGAAGCAAGGAGGTGGACTAAGTCATCTGTGAAATCTCCCAGCCCTCCAGCGCCGTGAGCATGTGGTACCCGACCAGACTTTTTTCTGACTAGTTGAGTTCACCTGTTACAAGGAGAGACCAATGTGCTTCCCACAGAATCTCATTAAATAGGAATTGCCTAGAATACATTTGGCagtttaatgatttctttggaatAAATCCTACCTATTCTCTGGAATGGTgatcactcaaaaaaaaaaaagcgtaccTTTTTTTTGAGAACGAACTTTTAATCACAGAAAGCTCATAAGCTATTCAGATCATGCTAATCATGTTTATAAACCAAGTATAATCAATAGTTTAAtatatttgggggatccctgggtggctcagaggtttagcacctgccttcatcccagggcgtgatcctggagtcctgggatcgagtcccacatggggctccctgcgtagggcccgcttctccctctgcctgtgtctctgcctctccctctctctctctctctctctgtgtgtctctcatgaataaataaataaaatctttaaaaaataaaagaataaaccaaGTATAGTATTTGCCTTGAGATACTGTTGTGCTATACAGACTGTCATAATAGTGCACCTGCAGGTACAGAGAGTAATTCAAATCCATAGTTATTTCCCAGACATCATTTTAGCCCATGGGTTAAAGCTTCCCTCTAACAGGAAATTATAAGAACGGTTAATAAATAGTAATTccaatgttttgaattttttttttttttaagtagtttccacacccagtgtggagcccaacccggggcttgaactcacagccctgagatcaagacctgagctgagatcaagaggcaactgagccacccagggacccctcatgttttgaattttattgtccttttatatttattttaccttcaaaTCCCAGTGCTAATGAGTAGCCACAACCAAGAGGAAATTGTAAGCCTGCTGAAGTTGGAGACTGCGGAAGGAAGGTCTGGTCCAGCCTCCCTTGAAGAGACAGAAGCTCAGAAAGTCAAGAAGCGACTGACCCAGGTCATCTGGTCTCTCTGTGGCAGAGCAGAGCCATCCCCCAGGCCCGCTGACTCGGCTCCTTTCTCTGGATAAAGGTGCTGCCTCAGCAGCagagggcctgggggcctggcaaAGTGCAGGGTCCTGTTGTGAGAGACCAGAGTTATGTCTGCGGTCCACGGGTGGCTCTCCGGCGAAGCCAGCCTCGAGGGAGTGACGGAGGGCACGCTGGCGTGGGGCCGGGGACCTTGTCTGTCCTGGTCCCTGGCGAAGCCCCAGCACCTAGCCTGGTGCCTGTTACCTAACAGGTGTACAGTCAAGGTTTGTTAGATGAAGGAACATGAAAGAAACATTTCTTATCAATAATAGAGCGTTTAGAATGTTCTATGTCGCTTGCTTTCTTCCTTAAGGTCCTTGAACATGTGCCCCTGCTGCTGTATATCTTGGCAGCGAAAACCTTAATTCTCTGCCTGGCATTTGCCGGAGTCAAAATATACCAAAGGAAAAGGTTGGAAGCCAAACAGCAAAAACTGGAAGCCGAGAAAAAGAAGCAGTCAGAGAAGAAGGATAACTGAAGGGGAATCAAAGGTACGGGGACTTCGCACCGTCGAAGGATACGGTGGGCTCGGGTGGGCTCGTCCCTTGGGTCTGAGGCTGCATGAGACCCTCTTGCTGTCCGATGTGAACACCCACCTGTAGGAGGTGAGGTGCGCAGACCCCGACCCTTGCGCCCTGGGTACAGAGGAGCCAGGGCACGCAGATGGTTGTCCCTGCCTCGGCTCCAAGCCTGTTGCTCCCTTATGGGGGGAGTGAGGCAGGGGGCAGTGCTACTGTCTTaggggggttgggaggggtgcGCAGTGCTGCTTCCTTATGAGGGAATGGGAGGGTGGGCATTGCTGCTCCCTTATGGGGATGGGGGGGCAGTGGTACTTAATGAGCCCTGGGTCTCCAGACCCCTGAGAATTCCCTGAAAGCTGTGGACCTTCTCCCCACAGAAGCAGACATACTAGAAACCCCTACAGTTGTACCTAAAATTGCAGACAGGagttgggaggaggagggggtcgCAGGTCTTTTGCAACCCATGCCTGCACCTAAGGTTAGGAGACCCTGCTGTATCTTCGGGATGAAGTTTGACTCCCAGGAATGGCATCAGAATCCCTTCCCTGCCTGTCCTCAGCCAGGCCCCATGCGTGCCCTCCAGGGGCCACTCCCCACAGTCCCGCAGGCCATTCTTTGACCTGACTTCCTCCCCCCTCCGCCTTTGCCTGTTAGTCCCAGAGGGCCCTTCCCAACAGCCTCTCCCCCGGGCATGAAGTCTTGCTCATCACCAGTCCTGGGCCTATCACAGAGCCCACGGGAGGTGCCGGGACCCCGCCTGTTGAGTTAAGGCAGCGGAAGTTGTTGCTAAACCCTCATTACAGACCAAGCCTCTGACAGCACATCCCTTAATTCTCACTTGCTGAGCTAATTCATTTGTCGGGTTGAAATCTGTGCTTCTCTAAAAATTAGAGGATTCAAATACAGTGGCAGGGGTTTCTAGATCACGGTCCCCAAACTTGGCTAATGGATCAGAATTGATAGAAGTGCAGATTTCCAGGCCCTGGCCCCGAGGGATTCCGTTAAGTCTGGTTGGGTGAGGACATCTGTTGTTTTGAAAACCCagtgatgggggcggggggggggggggagtatctTACACAGCCCTGTCTCCCTGGGCTTCGGGAAGCTGTGATCTCCAGAACCCTCTCCGCCCTGCGATGCCACTTCCGAACATTGGAAACATCCGAATTCCCGTAGAGAATTTTCAGCGCTGTGGGGTTAAAGGCGCGCTTAGCAGTCATAACGGCAGTACTCATGCCGCATGATGCGTGCTAGCATTTTGCTCGGCATTTCTTGGACGGTGGTGTTACTCCTTCGACAGCTCTGGGAGAGCTGCCCGGCTTGAGAGAGGGCCAGCGCTCTACCTGGTGAAGAGCAGAGTCCGATTTGAACCCAGGGCAGGCATGCGCCCCCGGGCCTCAACGCTGAATGCAGGGAAGTGCACTGTGACAATCACTGCAGCCGTCTGGGCCTCCGGCAGACCCAGAACCCCCTCCTCTGGCCCTACCTGCCACAGCACTGCACACCGTGCTGCCAGGCCACTGCCCACACTCTCCTCTGGCCCTGCCTGCCGCACTACTGCCACCTGGCCACTGCCCACCGCACCACTGTCCAGTGTACCACTGCACACCAGGCCACTGCCCACTGCACAACTGCCCACCCCAAAACTGCCCACCAGGCCACTGCCCACGCTCTCCTCTGCCACTGCCCACTCCACCACTGCCCATTGCACCACTGCCCACCAGGCCACTGCACCACTTCCCAAGGCACCCAAGCCCACCGCACCACTGCACGCTGAATAACTGCACACCAGGCCACTAGGCACTACACCACTGCCCACCAGGCCACTGCACAACTTCCAAGGCACACAAGTCCACCATAGCACTGCACACTGTACAATGCACTGTGCCACTGCACACAGAGAAACTGCACAAAGGCAACTGTCACTGCATCACTGCCCACTGAATCTGCACACTGAATCACTGCCCCACTGACCACCAGCACTGCAGCACTGTCCACGTCCCACAAGCCCACCACACCACCGCACACAGAATCAATGCACACCAGGCCACTAGGCACTGCACCACTGCCCACAGGCCACTGCACCACTGCCCAAGGCAACCAAGCCCACCACACCACTGCCCACCGCACCACTGCACAATGAATCACCGCATCACTGCCCAACAGCCACTGTACACTGCACACCAAATCACTGCACAAAGGCCACTAGCACTGCACCACTGGCCATCCCCAAACTGCACACTTAGTCACTGCACCACTGCCCACCAGGCCACTGCACCACTCTCCACGGCCCAAGGCACCCAAACCCACTGTTCCACTGCACCACTATCCACCAGCCAGCGCACATTCACCACTGCACCACTGCACCCCCGAATCACTAAATATCATGCCACTGCACACTGAATCACTACACAAAGGCCACTAGCGCTGCACCACTGCCCACCCCGAAACTGCACACTGAATCACTGCACCACTGCCCACCAGGCCACTGCACCACTCTCCACATCCCCAAGCCCACTGCACCACTGCACACTGAATAATGTACACCAGGCCACTAGGCACTGCACCACTACCCACCAGGCCACTGCACCACTGCACCACTCCCCACTGCACACTGAATCACTT from Canis aureus isolate CA01 chromosome 30, VMU_Caureus_v.1.0, whole genome shotgun sequence includes the following:
- the SMIM11 gene encoding small integral membrane protein 11, translating into MNWKVLEHVPLLLYILAAKTLILCLAFAGVKIYQRKRLEAKQQKLEAEKKKQSEKKDN